The Brassica napus cultivar Da-Ae chromosome C7, Da-Ae, whole genome shotgun sequence genome has a segment encoding these proteins:
- the LOC106371051 gene encoding spermidine synthase 1-like, producing MDYTEASVTDLNKLREEDDDNTAANGDQKKEPACFSSVIPGWFSEMSPMWPGEAHSLKVEKVLFQGKSDYQDVIVFQSATYGKVLVLDGVIQLTERDECAYQEMITHLPLCSILNPKKVLVIGGGGGGVLPEVARHASVEQIDMCEIDKMVVDVSKQFFPNVAIRFDDPRVNLVIGDGVAFLKNAVEGSYDAVIVDSSDPIGPAKELFEKPFFQSVARALRPGGVVCTQAESLWLHMDIIEDIVSNCRDIFKGSVNYAWTSVPTYPSGVIGFMLCSTEGPHVDFKNPVNPIDDSSSKSNGPLKFYNAEIHSAAFCLPSFAKKVIESKAS from the exons ATGGATTACACAGAAGCCTCGGTTACCGATTTGAATAAACTGAGAGAAGAGGATGATGACAACACCGCAGCTAACGGAGATCAGAAGAAGGAGCCTGCTTGTTTCTCATCTGTGATTCCTGGGTGGTTCTCCGAGATGAGTCCCATGTGGCCAG GAGAGGCACACTCTTTGAAAGTTGAGAAAGTTTTGTTTCAAGGGAAATCAGATTACCAGGATGTCATTGTTTTCCAG TCTGCGACATATGGAAAAGTGTTGGTTTTGGATGGAGTAATCCAACTTACGGAGAGAGACGAATGCGCTTATCAGGAAATGATCACTCATCTTCCTTTGTGCTCTATTCTTAACCCAAAGAAG GTCTTGGTCattggaggaggaggtggaggtgtCCTGCCTGAAGTTGCACGCCATGCTTCTGTTGAGCAGATTGACATGTGTGAAATTGATAAAATGGTGGTCGAC GTCTCTAAGCAGTTTTTCCCTAATGTAGCAATTAGATTCGATGATCCTCGCGTGAACCTCGTCATTGGTGATG GTGTTGCTTTCTTGAAGAATGCTGTTGAAGGTTCATATGATGCGGTTATTGTTGACTCATCAGACCCAATCG GTCCTGCAAAGGAGCTTTTTGAGAAACCCTTCTTCCAATCTGTGGCGAGAGCTCTTCGTCCTGGTGGAGTTGTGTGCACTCAGGCTGAAAGCTTGTGGCTTCACATGGACATCATCGAAGACATTGTTTCCAACTGTCGTGACATCTTCAAGGGTTCAGTAAACTATGCCTGGACTAGCGTCCCAACATACCCTAG TGGGGTTATTGGGTTCATGCTCTGTTCAACTGAAGGGCCTCATGTCGACTTCAAAAACCCTGTGAATCCTATTGATGACAGCTCCAGCAAATCAAATGGACCCTTGAAGTTCTACAACGCTGAG ATTCATTCAGCTGCGTTCTGCTTACCTTCTTTCGCTAAGAAGGTGATCGAGTCAAAAGCGTCTTGA
- the LOC106371049 gene encoding spermidine synthase 1-like, whose translation MDAVTDLKRPREEDDNAAAAKPACFSSVIPGWFSEMSPMWPGEAHSLKVEKVLFQGKSDYQDVIVFQSATYGKVLVLDGVIQLTERDECAYQEMITHLPLCSIPNPKKVLVIGGGDGGVLREVARHASVEHIDMCEIDKMVVDVSKQFFPNVAIGFEDPRVNLVIGDGVAFLNNAAVGSYDAVIVDSSDPIGPAKELFEKPFFQSVARALRPGGVVCTQAESLWLHMDIIEDIASNCRDIFKGSVNYAWTSVPTYPSGVIGFMLCSTEGPHVDFKVPVNPLDDSSSKSNGPLKFYNAEIHSAAFCLPSFAKKVIESKAT comes from the exons ATGGACGCTGTTACCGATTTGAAGAGACCGAGAGAGGAGGATGATAACGCCGCCGCAGCTAAGCCTGCTTGTTTCTCATCAGTGATTCCTGGGTGGTTCTCCGAGATGAGTCCCATGTGGCCAG GAGAGGCACACTCTTTGAAGGTTGAGAAAGTTTTGTTTCAAGGCAAATCAGATTACCAGGACGTGATTGTTTTCCAG TCTGCGACATATGGGAAAGTGTTGGTTCTTGATGGAGTAATCCAACTTACGGAGCGAGACGAATGCGCCTATCAGGAAATGATCACTCATCTTCCTTTGTGCTCTATCCCTAACCCAAAGAAG GTATTGGTCATTGGGGGAGGAGATGGAGGTGTCCTGCGTGAAGTTGCACGCCATGCTTCTGTTGAGCATATTGACATGTGTGAAATTGATAAGATGGTGGTCGAC GTCTCTAAGCAGTTTTTCCCTAATGTAGCAATTGGATTCGAGGATCCTCGCGTGAACCTCGTCATTGGTGATG GTGTTGCTTTCTTGAACAATGCTGCTGTAGGTTCATACGATGCGGTTATTGTTGACTCATCAGATCCAATCG GTCCTGCAAAGGAGCTTTTTGAGAAACCCTTCTTCCAATCTGTGGCGAGAGCTCTTCGTCCTGGTGGAGTTGTGTGCACTCAGGCTGAAAGCTTGTGGCTTCACATGGACATCATCGAAGACATTGCTTCCAACTGTCGTGACATCTTCAAGGGTTCTGTTAACTACGCGTGGACCAGTGTTCCAACATACCCTAG TGGGGTTATTGGATTTATGCTTTGTTCAACAGAGGGACCTCATGTTGACTTCAAAGTCCCAGTGAACCCACTTGATGACAGCTCCAGCAAATCAAATGGACCCTTGAAGTTCTACAACGCTGAG ATTCATTCAGCTGCGTTCTGCTTACCTTCTTTTGCCAAGAAGGTGATCGAGTCAAAAGCCACTTGA
- the LOC106371048 gene encoding uncharacterized protein LOC106371048, producing the protein MKMDKKLSVFELLKRAVKLLLSNINLALIVFLCSLPLFCFLIFFELSLQTTLSFTDQFLSKQVNVEKDLPENDLFHQNTTNYLTYQSLYQQRNIWEDLSENDLIPWLIKTSLLYFFPYTILDLLTTTTIVAASSTVYMSKEEPLGLIDLVHRSIKICQKRLGGCLVTSLYVLLLSTSVFLFFLPFFLLSFFGVFSHWAEKLNFVGIIHQPQTFLDLVPFLIYAMVVLVQATLFMYLTAKFIKWSAGWNMSLVFSVLEEEGEDGEEGVSGSNALSLSAWYRKGHETRDVWMMLMFLVFALTTRMPCLYSKCSLSSSGNGVLYTGLYVGLICVGNVVKWLACVVRYHDCKTRPLRKKADVEQAKPPATQESFAA; encoded by the coding sequence ATGAAGATGGACAAGAAGCTTAGTGTCTTTGAGCTACTAAAACGAGCTGTGAAGCTACTCTTGAGCAACATCAATCTTGCACTCATCGTCTTCCTCTGTTCTCTTCCATTGTTCTGTTTCTTGATCTTCTTTGAGCTCTCCCTCCAAACAACCCTCTCTTTCACTGACCAATTCCTCTCCAAACAAGTCAACGTTGAGAAGGATTTGCCGGAGAATGATCTGTTTCACCAAAACACCACCAACTATCTCACTTACCAATCTCTTTACCAACAACGTAATATTTGGGAGGACTTGTCAGAAAACGATCTGATTCCATGGCTGATCAAGAcatctcttctctacttctttcCCTACACCATTCTCGACCTCCTTACCACCACCACAATCGTTGCAGCGTCTTCCACTGTTTACATGTCCAAGGAAGAACCGTTGGGGTTGATTGATCTGGTACATAGATCTATCAAGATATGTCAGAAGAGACTAGGAGGTTGTCTGGTCACATCTCTTTATGTTCTTCTCTTGTCAACCTCTGTGTTCCTTTTCTTCCTtcccttttttcttttgtctttcttCGGTGTCTTCTCACATTGGGCGGAAAAGTTAAACTTTGTTGGTATCATACACCAACCCCAAACCTTTCTCGACTTAGTACCGTTTCTGATCTATGCGATGGTGGTCCTTGTTCAGGCTACTCTCTTCATGTACCTGACTGCAAAGTTCATTAAGTGGAGCGCAGGATGGAACATGAGTTTGGTATTTTCTGTcttagaagaagaaggagaagatggtgAAGAAGGCGTATCTGGAAGCAATGCTTTGTCTCTTTCAGCTTGGTATCGAAAAGGACACGAGACGCGTGATGTCTGGATGATGTTGATGTTCTTGGTCTTTGCTCTAACGACGAGGATGCCGTGTTTATACTCAAAGTGCAGTTTAAGTTCAAGTGGGAACGGAGTGTTGTACACTGGTCTCTATGTAGGTTTGATTTGTGTTGGGAATGTGGTTAAATGGTTGGCCTGTGTTGTACGTTACCATGATTGTAAAACTAGGCCTTTGAGAAAGAAGGCTGATGTAGAACAAGCTAAGCCTCCAGCTACTCAAGAGAGTTTCGCTGCCTGA